The nucleotide sequence TCAGGACGCGCTGGTCGATTATCGGGGCTTTGAGCCGGTCATCAGTTCAATGCGGACGTATCCTGCTCACACGCTGGCCAATGCACTTGGCTACGTCAGTGAGATCAGCAAGAAACAGCTCGACAATCAGGATATTCCTTATTACCGGCAGGGCGATTATGTCGGCCACAATGGTCTTGAGGAGCAGTACGAAGAACAGTTACGCGGTAAGCGGGGCGTCAAATTCATGATGCAGAACGTGCGGGGCGTAAACAAAGGCTCCTGGAAAAACGGCGCTTTTGATACGCTGGCTGTAGCCGGGCAGAACTTGATAACGGGAATCGACGTAGAGGTTCAGCGCTACGCCGATAGTTTGATGGTAAACAAGGTTGGGTCAGTGGTGGCTGTAGAGCCTTCTACGGGTGAGATTCTGGTTTCGGTTTCGGCGCCCACCTATGACCCAAACCTGCTGTCGAGCCGGTTCTTTTCAAAGAACTACCGGGCGCTCATTAAAAACCCGTATAAACCGCTTATCAACCGGCCCATTATGGCCAGTTATCGGCCCGGATCAACCTTCAAGCTGATTCAGGCCCTGATTGCGCAGCAGCAGGGATCGTTATTCCCGAACACGGTCTATGGCCATGCCGGGTCGCCCATGCGCTGCCACTGTCATGGCGGCAATAACCTGCGGGGAGCCGTGCAGTACTCCTGTAACCCCTACTTTTACAATGTGTTCCGTAAATTCATTTATTTCAACAGCGAAACCAACACCTTCAAAGCGTCGGCGATAGGATTACATCAGTGGCACGAAATGGTCGAGAAATTCGGCATTGGGCAGCGACTGGGCGTTGATCTGCCCAGCGAGCTGAAGGGGAATCTACCCACGGTGAGCTACTACGATAAGGTTTACGGTGGACAGAACCGCTGGAAATTCTCGAATGTTTATTCGCTCAGTATTGGTGAGGGCGAACTGCTGATCAGCCCTTTAAAACTGGTGAATCTGGCGGCTACGATTGCCAATCGGGGCTGGTACATTACCCCACACTACATCAAAGGCTTTGGCAAGACAGGCGTAGAGGTTCCGGTGCAGTATAGGGAACGTCACGAAACAGGCATTGATTATAAATACTACCTGCCCGTTATTGATGGCATGCGGAGCGCAGTAGCGCATGGTACCGTAACCCCTCTGGCTGATATTCCCGGTATTGAACTATGCGGTAAAACCGGAACATCGCAGAATGCCAAGTACGGTCATAAGTTCGACCACTCTATTTTTATTGGGTTTGCCCCCATGAATGACCCCAAAATTGCCATCGCCGTATTCGTTGAAAATGCCGGCTGGGGTGGCAAAGCGGCTGCTTCGGTGGCAGCTCTGGTGGCAGAACGCTACCTCAAGCGCCGGACCGAAGCGAAAAAGCTGGAAGAGCAGGTTTTGGCATCGAATTACATGCCGCCGATCAGCCAGGTGGCTAAACCAAAGCCCGTCTCGCCCAGGAAAGACACAACCCGGAAGCCTGTCGAAGCACCACAACCGGTTGTACCTAAGCCCCTCATGACCTCAACCCGACCAAAGTCGATTACGACGGCACCGGCTGCGAGTGGAAATTAAGCTGGCTTAGCCGATAGCGCTTTAAGCAGGGGCCTAAACCGGCGCTTGCTGCCAATTATCAAACTATACCGTACTGTGTCGAGTCACAACGATCCATTTTCTCAAAACATTGACTGGCTGACGCTGGTGCTTTACCTCGGTTGCGTAACAATGGGGTGGCTCAACGTTTATGCCGCCGTATACAGCCCTGAAGACCATACCAGCCTGTTTGACCTGTCGACCAACGCCGGTAAGCAGATGATGTGGATCGGTACAACTGTTTTGCTGGTTATCTGTATTCTGGTTATCAATCACAAGTTTTTTGATTCCTTCGCGTATCTCTTTTACGCTTTTATGATCCTGATGCTGTTACTGGTACTGGTTGCCGGCTCAAACATCAATGGATCGCGGTCGTGGTTTAAATTCGGGGCGTTTTCGCTTCAGCCCGCCGAGTTTGCAAAGGTGGCTACGGCGCTGGCACTGGCCAAGTACCTGGACAATCCCGGTATTAATCTGACCAAGCGGAAAGACCTCATGTACATTGGGGGAATTATCGTGCTGCCCTGTATCCTGATTCTGGCCTCTAACGAAACTGGCTCTACACTGGTGTTTGCATCATTCGCCATCATGCTGTATCGGGAGGGACTTCCGGGCTGGATTCCGGCCGTAGGCATCACTGTTGCAGCCCTGTTCGTGCTGGCGCTGATCTTTCCAAAATTATACATCTTTGCCGGTATCGTCGTGTTGTTTGGGCTCATCGTTCTGTTGATGCCGCGCTATAACCGGACGGTGAACAACCTGATCGCTATGGGACTGGTAGGTGTTGCCATGATGGGGCTGGTGACAGGAGTGGATTTTTTTGTCAACAAAGTCCTGCAGAAGCACCAGCAGAACCGCATTAAAGTACTCGTCGACCCAACTATCGACCCGCTGGGTGTAGGCTGGAACGTAACGCAGGCCAAAATCGCCATTGGCTCGGGACGGCTTCAGGGTAAAGGATTTCTGGAGGGAACCCAGACCAAGTTTGACTTTGTACCGGAGCAAAGCACCGATTTTATCTTCTGCACAATTGGCGAAGAGCATGGCTTCGTGGGTAGTCTGGTGGTCATTGCTCTGTTCGTTGGCCTGCTGTCGCGCATTGTGCTGCTGGCCGAAAAACAACGGAGTAAATTTGCACGGGTATATGGGTACTGCGTGGCCGGAATTATCTTTTTCCACGTAATGGTCAATATTGGCATGACCATTGGCCTGATGCCGGTGATCGGTATTCCGCTGCCGTTTTTCAGTTATGGCGGGTCGTCGCTCTGGTCCTTTTCAATTTTGCTGTTTATTTTCCTGAAGCTCGATTCGCGCCGGACAGCCTCCATGCGGAGGTAAGCACCACCTCTTAGCAAGCCATCATGACCTACGATCGCCCGCAACTCGCGGGCGATTTTTTTATGACTTTGAAAAAATTCTAAAACTTTCCCGGAGTCATGCAACCTGCCCCCAGTCTCCTGACATCTTCCCCCCAAACAACACAACGAATACATTCCTGACCTGTTAAACTTCAGTTTTTCCTAAACCCTTAATCTTGAATACAACCATGAAACCAATCAACCATTTCCTCACCACGGCGCTGATTATGGCTTCGACTGCTTCGTTTGCTCAAACGACCGTAATCATCAAAACCGACTCGACGGTCACCACAACCGTCAAGCACGAAAAATATGCCCGTCGGGCCACCAGCGATTTCGGCATCTACCTGGGTTTCAATAACCTCAGCACGGGCTATGAGCTTCGGCCGGTTGGCTCTCGTTTCCTGGCGCTGGCCTGGCATAAGCGAATTCCGCTCAGCGTAAATGGGCCTACCAAGCTTCGGCTGATCGTCGGTCCTGAAATAGCCTGGAACAACTTTATGTTTGAGGGCAACAATACGCTGGTCGAACGTAACAATCAGCTCATTCTGGAAGCAGCTAACACAGAACTGGATAAGTCTAAGCTTGTGACGACCCAACTGAATTTGCCGATGATGCTGAATCTGACGTTCCGGTCGGGGCTGGTGATTGGTGCAGGCGCTTACGCGGGTATTCGCCTGGATAGCTATACTAAAGTAAAATCCGAAGGAGCAAAAGCCGTTCGAACCCATGGTTCGTTCAATCTGAACCCGGTACGCTGGGGCCTGACAACAGAAATTGGCTTCCGGGGCAGTGCCAAACTGTTCGGTCGGTATGAACCCAAAAGCCTGTTCCGTGCTGGTGAATGGCCTGATGCGCGCGTTTGGTCGGTGGGTCTGAAACTCTAAGCCTGGGTTGTCGGTGCAGTTTTAACAGAGTTTAACAAGGAAATAGAGGGCCACAGGACGCTGGTAAGCCATCATTCGGTTAAACTCTGTTAAAATTTTCGTTCTGTCGTGCAACGCTCCGCCACTTTGCTATATCCTTTCTCTGATTTCTCTTCAGAAGCAATACTTCCCTTCTAACATCCATTCATCATTCCGATCAGACCGCTTGTGTAAGAACAGGTACTTTGCGATGCCCACTACCTACCTTTGCAATGTACTAAGGATAACAAGCACGAATCGACCTTCTGAAAAGACAATACACATGAAAACGACCTTATCCCTTTCTTTTTTACTCCTGTTGACACTTTCTGCTTTTGGGCAGGTGCTGATGCGCGGTATGGTAAGCGGTCGGGTAGGCACGGTGGCCGGAAAACCACTGGAATTCTCAACCCTGATGCTGCTGAAAGCGAAGGACTCGACACTGGTAAAAGGAGCCATTAGTGATGCAGACGGTAAATATGCATTTGAAAATGTAGGGGCTGGAACCTATCTGGTAGCCGCTCAGCAAATGGGATACCGCAAAACGTATAGCGCACCGTTCACGCTGGATGAAACGCATCCTGCCTTTGAATTACCTGCACTAGTTATGACTGATGAGTCTAAAAGCCTGACCGAAGTCAACGTCGTTGCCCGGAAACCGTTCATCGAGCAGCAGGTTGACCGCACAGTCGTCAACGTTGAAAATAGCATTGTAGCCAGCGGGAATACGGCGCTGGAGGTTCTGGAAAAAGCGCCCGGCGTAACAATCGACCGGCAGAACGACCAGATTCAGCTGAAAGGCAAGGCGGGCGTGATTGTGTATATCGACGGTAAGCAAACGTATCTCTCGCAGCAGGAAGTGTCGAACCTGCTCAAGAATACGCCCAGCGACAACATCGCTTCGATCGAGATCATCACGAATCCTGGCTCCAAATACGATGCAGCCGGCAACTCGGGGATCATCAACATCAAGATGAAGAAAAACAAAAATTTCGGCACCAACGGGTCGGTGAACTTTACAGGCGGCTACGGCTGGGTACGCGATCTGAACGGCGTTTTGCTGAATCGGCCTAAAGTAGGAACCACCCTGAACCTGAATCACCGCGAAGGTAAAATCAACCTGTTTGGCAATTACAGCTACTATAATCGACTGAGTAACAACAGCAACGAAATTTACCGGGCCATCCCCTATGATGGTCGCACGACCTATTTCGATCAGTACTCGTTTCGGCCGAGCCAGTTTGCGGGTCATTCCTACAAGGCCGGTATGGATTACTTCATCAATCAGAAAAGTACGATTGGTGTGCTGGTCAATGGTTTCTCGAACGACTGGCGGTCGGCTGGCGTGAACAACACCTTCATTCGGGACGAAAACCGGCAGTTGATAAACAAACCAAAGACCCAGACTGAAGCCCGCGAGTTTTTGTCAAACCTGACCGGTAACCTGAACTACAAATATGATTTTGATGGCAAAGGCCGGGAACTGACGATGGATGCCGACTATGTGCATTACGACGGGAAGAACCACAATAACCTGAGCACAGTCTACTACGATGCCAACAGTACTGTCACCCGGCCTAGCCAGGATGTGCGGAACAACATGCCTTCAATGATTAACATTCTGGCGTTCAAGACCGACTATGTACATCCTATGAAGAACGGCAGCAAAGTAGAAGCGGGCCTGAAAAGCAGCTTCGTCAAGGCCGACAACAATACGGTCTACGATACGCTGCAGCAGGAGAATCGGCAGTGGCTGTTCGATGCCAGCCGGTCGAACCAGTTCAAATACGATGAAAACATAAACGCAGCCTATCTGAACTACGCCGGAAAACTGGGTAAGAAAACCAAGCTGCAGATGGGACTTCGGGCAGAGCATACGCATTCAATCGGCATGTCGGTTACGCTCAATCAGCGCGTTGAACGGAACTACCTGAATCTGTTCCCGACGGTCTTCCTGTCGCGGCAACTGGATACGAACAACGTGCTGAATCTGTCCTACAGCCGCCGGATCGACCGCCCGGACTATCAGAATCTAAACCCGTTTGTGTTCTATCTTGATCCATACACCTACCAGAAAGGGAACCCCTTCCTGCGGCCTCAGTACACAAATTCAGTCGAACTGACGCACGTGTACAAGAACGCCGTTACAACGACCTTAGGCTTTAGCCGTACATCGGATTTCATTAACCAGGAAACGCCCCGACAGATTGCCGCCCAGAACATTACGTACGTAACGCCCGAAAACCTGGGCGATCTGGATAACGTAAATTTAAACATCAGCTTCCCGATCCCGGTTGCTAAATGGTGGCGGATGCAGAATAACATTAACACCTATTACACCCATTATCAGACGTTCTACTCGGGAACGCCTTACGAAGTGAAGCTGGTGGCGTTCAATCTGTATTCATCGCATACGTTTACGCTCAACAAAACGCTCACGGCCGAAGTGTCGGGTTGGTATAATTCAGCATCGCAGTATGGGTTCTACCGGGCTCAGCCAATGGGGGCCTTCAGCCTAGGCTTACAGAAGAAGTTGATGGATGGCAAAGCTAATCTGAAGCTGAACGTAAACGACCCTTTCTGGCTGAATCAGTTTAACGGACGGGCTGTCGTACAGGATATTAACTTCCGGGTAAAATCGCGCTGGGAGAGCCGCCGGGCCATGCTCACGTTCACCTATCGCTTTGGTAACCAGAATATAAAAGGTGCCCGCGAACGTAAGTCAGCCACCTCTGCCGAACAGGGCCGTGTGAAAGGAGGAAACTGATTGAGAAGATATTGATGTGTACATCATTGCACATCGAATGATTAGTTTAGGTTAAGAAAACGTGAAAGCCAGTCCCGGATTGAGGGCTGGCTTTTTTGTAATATGCTAACTGTCAGATGAGGCTGAGTTAAGAGCGTCTGGAAACAGACTGCCCTAAAAAAAGATAAGGTTCCCCGATCTTTTGCGGAGAACCCTATACTGACTATTCCTAAACCCTTAACCTTTTCTACATGAAAAACTAACTTTTACCCTTTTCTGTTCCAAATACCTGACAAATTCGGAATTTATTTTAAATTACTGAACGTCAGATACTTCGCTGATAGATTTGCTCGAATCCCAGAGGAAGTTGATCATCCGGGTGGTAAAATGAGCCTGGTTCATCCATCGGTTGGCTTCAGCACCTTTCTGCCTGGCCAGTTGAGTATTCACCTGAGCAGCCGCTTCGTTGAACTTGACGCGGTCGGCAGGGCTGAGATTCAGCACAGCGGCCGGTTTTTGGTTATACAACGAGACAACGCTCATAAAGTTTTGCCAGTTGGTGTTATGCGTAAACTTATTAAGGCGCTGTTCGAAAAACAAAGCAAACTGCTTTTCAGAACCGTTAATAAGTAAGGCATTTGCCGGCTTGTTGGCTGCCGGGCTATCATCAGTGTTGGTGGTGGTAGCCGCGTTTGCCTGAATTGTCATTAATCCTAATCCTAAAACTAACGACGCAAAGATAACACGCGATTTCATTGATTTGTTCTATTTTTGTTTCAAGTATAGAACGCACAAATGTCAGAAGAAGTTTTCAGGATACAACCCCTGTTAAGGTGCCATTCAGAATATACTTCTGAAATTATCTGCTTATTTAGGTCTATTATCAGATAATAGCGGTTGTATTACGTCTAGATTCGCAATTTTCTTTGGCAATAGTAATCGCTTATGCATAAAGCCTGCACCTTGACTAAATGAGAAAATTCTTTAAAAAATTATATCATTGATTGTAATTATTCATAGCGAATTGTATGCCCATAGTGCAAAACGCGAGAATTGCGTCGCCAACGCGGTCCAGGTAATCGGGTAATTGAATAAGTTCGTCTTCCGGGAACTGCCCTAAAACAAAATCAACCTGTCGGCCTTTCGAAAAATTATTTCCAAT is from Spirosoma taeanense and encodes:
- a CDS encoding outer membrane beta-barrel protein: MKPINHFLTTALIMASTASFAQTTVIIKTDSTVTTTVKHEKYARRATSDFGIYLGFNNLSTGYELRPVGSRFLALAWHKRIPLSVNGPTKLRLIVGPEIAWNNFMFEGNNTLVERNNQLILEAANTELDKSKLVTTQLNLPMMLNLTFRSGLVIGAGAYAGIRLDSYTKVKSEGAKAVRTHGSFNLNPVRWGLTTEIGFRGSAKLFGRYEPKSLFRAGEWPDARVWSVGLKL
- a CDS encoding outer membrane beta-barrel protein, which gives rise to MKTTLSLSFLLLLTLSAFGQVLMRGMVSGRVGTVAGKPLEFSTLMLLKAKDSTLVKGAISDADGKYAFENVGAGTYLVAAQQMGYRKTYSAPFTLDETHPAFELPALVMTDESKSLTEVNVVARKPFIEQQVDRTVVNVENSIVASGNTALEVLEKAPGVTIDRQNDQIQLKGKAGVIVYIDGKQTYLSQQEVSNLLKNTPSDNIASIEIITNPGSKYDAAGNSGIINIKMKKNKNFGTNGSVNFTGGYGWVRDLNGVLLNRPKVGTTLNLNHREGKINLFGNYSYYNRLSNNSNEIYRAIPYDGRTTYFDQYSFRPSQFAGHSYKAGMDYFINQKSTIGVLVNGFSNDWRSAGVNNTFIRDENRQLINKPKTQTEAREFLSNLTGNLNYKYDFDGKGRELTMDADYVHYDGKNHNNLSTVYYDANSTVTRPSQDVRNNMPSMINILAFKTDYVHPMKNGSKVEAGLKSSFVKADNNTVYDTLQQENRQWLFDASRSNQFKYDENINAAYLNYAGKLGKKTKLQMGLRAEHTHSIGMSVTLNQRVERNYLNLFPTVFLSRQLDTNNVLNLSYSRRIDRPDYQNLNPFVFYLDPYTYQKGNPFLRPQYTNSVELTHVYKNAVTTTLGFSRTSDFINQETPRQIAAQNITYVTPENLGDLDNVNLNISFPIPVAKWWRMQNNINTYYTHYQTFYSGTPYEVKLVAFNLYSSHTFTLNKTLTAEVSGWYNSASQYGFYRAQPMGAFSLGLQKKLMDGKANLKLNVNDPFWLNQFNGRAVVQDINFRVKSRWESRRAMLTFTYRFGNQNIKGARERKSATSAEQGRVKGGN
- a CDS encoding penicillin-binding transpeptidase domain-containing protein; this translates as MLENRKWVIIGVFCLVGLTYLARLFYLQVLDDTYSLGASKNSIKRVVEIPYRGQIYDRNNQLIVYNTPVYDLYVTPKQVRIPDTTSFCQMMDISRSDFDSIMGLAKNYSMLKPSLFLRQLSKEDFARIQDALVDYRGFEPVISSMRTYPAHTLANALGYVSEISKKQLDNQDIPYYRQGDYVGHNGLEEQYEEQLRGKRGVKFMMQNVRGVNKGSWKNGAFDTLAVAGQNLITGIDVEVQRYADSLMVNKVGSVVAVEPSTGEILVSVSAPTYDPNLLSSRFFSKNYRALIKNPYKPLINRPIMASYRPGSTFKLIQALIAQQQGSLFPNTVYGHAGSPMRCHCHGGNNLRGAVQYSCNPYFYNVFRKFIYFNSETNTFKASAIGLHQWHEMVEKFGIGQRLGVDLPSELKGNLPTVSYYDKVYGGQNRWKFSNVYSLSIGEGELLISPLKLVNLAATIANRGWYITPHYIKGFGKTGVEVPVQYRERHETGIDYKYYLPVIDGMRSAVAHGTVTPLADIPGIELCGKTGTSQNAKYGHKFDHSIFIGFAPMNDPKIAIAVFVENAGWGGKAAASVAALVAERYLKRRTEAKKLEEQVLASNYMPPISQVAKPKPVSPRKDTTRKPVEAPQPVVPKPLMTSTRPKSITTAPAASGN
- the rodA gene encoding rod shape-determining protein RodA; this encodes MSSHNDPFSQNIDWLTLVLYLGCVTMGWLNVYAAVYSPEDHTSLFDLSTNAGKQMMWIGTTVLLVICILVINHKFFDSFAYLFYAFMILMLLLVLVAGSNINGSRSWFKFGAFSLQPAEFAKVATALALAKYLDNPGINLTKRKDLMYIGGIIVLPCILILASNETGSTLVFASFAIMLYREGLPGWIPAVGITVAALFVLALIFPKLYIFAGIVVLFGLIVLLMPRYNRTVNNLIAMGLVGVAMMGLVTGVDFFVNKVLQKHQQNRIKVLVDPTIDPLGVGWNVTQAKIAIGSGRLQGKGFLEGTQTKFDFVPEQSTDFIFCTIGEEHGFVGSLVVIALFVGLLSRIVLLAEKQRSKFARVYGYCVAGIIFFHVMVNIGMTIGLMPVIGIPLPFFSYGGSSLWSFSILLFIFLKLDSRRTASMRR